A genome region from Bufo gargarizans isolate SCDJY-AF-19 chromosome 2, ASM1485885v1, whole genome shotgun sequence includes the following:
- the LOC122926124 gene encoding stress response protein nst1-like gives MDLRPTVDSLEPSGESSSDGSETPAAFSPAISPEPTPAEEPEESSQGQHQQQPSPARVRQPHRRRPRQVPPSTSVPESREVIDARVIDFLAQRRSDGVEEKMLRGLAPLLKKVPEPDHNACVASIAVVMKMFAIPNHGDILGRLNNWMVDLENEGQPQVAGQFGRERQPTQAPSFAPHPQYGPPHGHLQGASQAIFQGSLPTVPQQQAQGRPRSSFPAGSFTQDLFEL, from the exons ATggacttgaggcc tactgtggacagtctggaacccTCTGGGGAGTCGTCTTCTGATGGAAGTGAAACCCCAGCTGCTTTTTCCCCTGCAATTAGTCCGGAACCGACGCCAGCAGAGGAGCCGGAGGAGTCGTCACAGGGccagcaccaacaacagcccagtcCAGCCCGTGTCAGGCAGCCGCACCGAAGACGCCcccgccaagtccctccctccacctctgtgccagagagtcgggaGGTTATTGACGCACGCGTCATTGATTTTCTGGCACAGAGGCGGAGTGACGGAGTGGAGGAGAAGATGCTTCGCGGATTGGCGCCCCTTCTGAAAAAAGTGCCGGAACCTGACCACAATGCATGCGTGGCTTCTATTGCGGTGGTCATGAAAATGTTCGCCATCCCAAATCATGGGGACATCCTGGGCCGTTTGAACAACTGGATGGTGGATCTTGAAAATGAGGGGCAACCCCAAGTGGCCGGCCAATTTGGACGGGAAAGGCAACCAACTCAGGCGCCTTCTTTTGCCCCACACCCCCAGTACGGGCCACCCCATGGCCATTTGCAAGGGGCATCACAGGCCATTTTCCAGGGCAGTTTGCCCACTGTCCCACAACAGCAGGCTCAAGGAAGGCCACGGTCCTCCTTTCCGGCAGGGTCTTTCACCCAGGACCTCTTTGagttatga